TTGTTTCAATAACTATAGCCTCTGAAATGGACATTCACATAAAGGTCTCATAATTTCTACTGATTTTGTTGTCACTTTGGTGTGAAGTCTCCTCCTAGGGTTCACTTCTGATGCAAAGCAACATAAGGAGTCACAGCCAGGGCTTTGTCATGCTACAGCTTGAAGCAAGCTCACACCAATCCTCGGTTTCTTAAGGCTTCGAGAATAACTCGTTAACACTAAAATAAATCAAAATGCACCAAATCTAAAGAATTCCGAACAAATGTTACCTGAAAACATCCAAGTGTATCCTTAATCTTCACTGATTTCTTCGACAACATCTCCTTCGTCTGAACCGGCTGCTACGATGGCATGGAATCTCCGACCCATGAGCCACTCTCAGATCGACAAGAATATATATAGAGGAAACGCACATGCCTCGGATTGATCCGCGACTCGATGCCTCGCGCCACCGATTCCCACCTCGCCTTCCGCCGTCCCGTGTAATACGATTGATCCCTCTCTTTCTCCGTTCTtttggagagtgagagagagagagagagggagaggagggcTAAAATTACTGGGCGCCAAAGAGAAAGCAATAAAATGATCGCAACCGTCAATCTTAACACAAGTGTGAGATTGACGGTTGACATCATTCTCGTCAGGCCTCTTGATAACGAGGACCGCAAATAGTGAAGAAGAGCATCACTTCTCCACTCATCCGCGGTTACCCTATTTCTTACCTGCATCATCTAATTGTGGGCCCTATGGAAAATATTCTTTGGTCAAATTTTCACCATCATTTAATTATTTTAGTGGGTCAGTGGTCTCCATATCTAAGATATTTCTCATCAAGAACTTTATATAATTAAGCGGACTAGTTCATCAGTTTTACCTAATAGAAAATCCATTTAGTTCTAATTTAGGAGAGTCTCACCCGTTTTATAGAAGAATTAAATCttaattcttaatttttttcttaaaatattattaataataatgattatcGTAATTCAAGAAATcttaaaatacttatcaatccCACTTACTAAGAGTTCCTTTAAACATAGCTGCCAAACTGATTATGTACATGAATTATCAGCTCAAAACTTCACCTAAGCTGAGTCTCATTGTCGCTGCTGGTCTGGATTCGAGGAGTTTGACATGATCGAGGCAGCTGTGGCGGCTAATTTTTCTTGTGGTTGGAGATCGTGGATTGAGCCTTCCCTGTCGCCACCAGTTCCACCTAGGTATGATGCAATTGCAGCTGCTACTGCAGACTGGAAGCTCGGGTGGGTTGTAATCGCCCCGGCAATCATTTGTGTCAGTGAATGATGTTGTTGGTTTGGGAGGGGTGGAGCTGCGTTAGTCGTCGTCTTCGGCTGAGTTCCATGGCTTGTGCATCCACTGCTCCATGGTGAGTAGCTTGAGTTCAAGGAACAGCTCGGAGAGAGCTCGACTTGGGGTGCAGTCGCGGGTGCAGTGAGATCCAAAGTGATCGTAGGACGGGAAGTCGAGGAATAGAACGGCAGATTCGGAGAGCAAAACTGCGACATGCTAATGGTGGGAGAGGATGAGAAGGATGAACCAGAGATGAGCATGCTTGCAGCTGCCGACGTCGTCGAAGCCATGGCGGTGGCGGAGGCCGGAAGTGGGTGGTTGTGGGTTCCTTCGTAGGTGGTGATCAGTATGGCCATATCGTCAGCGCATCTTTGCACctgacaaagaagaagaagaagaaacactaTCAACAATCCAAATGTATATGGATCCATGGACAGATCTTTGAAGAGATTAAAGGGTGAGAGAGGACCTGCTTCCTCACCGGGCACCCTGGTGAAACAGTGCAACGATAGTATGCACGAGGACATGGATTTCCTTTGGCTATCTTCTGCCCATACTTCCTCCATTGGCATCCATCAATCATCTGGAGATGAAGGCTAAGTCTTGCACTgaaccccatatatatatatatatatatatatatatatatatatatatagagagagagagagagagagagagagagagagagagagagagagagagattttaggAGTTTGATTGCTTACTGTTGGGCCATCACATCTTGCTCTCACTGAAACCCTAGCTCTCTTGGCGGTGGGTAGGGGTGACACTTCTTCGAAGCTGTTGTATGGATCTACAGCTGGTGGAGGTTTGGCTTGCCAGCCATTGACTCCTTCCAAGTTGCAGTCCAATCCAAGAGAGAGAccttcttcaagttcaccatagAACTTGTAGCAGTGGCTGTGTAAATCTTttgccttctcttcttctctgagCCTACAGCTTACACTTGTTCCAAGGCTGAGAGAAACAAGATCAGAATCCTCAGCATCAGGATGAGAAGAAAGCTCAAATGTCTCCTTCACTTGTTCTTGCTTTGCTACTCCAAAGAAATGTATTTGGTTGCTGCGATTGCAGTTTGTCGAACTTGGTTccagaaatattttctctttggTACTGAATTCAGTATAATCCTCCTGTAATCACAACAATCAATGGAATTTGTATGAAAGTTATAGATAATTATTGGCAGACAATATTGTTGAATTAATTTGGAATCAATTTAATTAGATAGGTGAACACTAAATCGGCTCTTATGCAGTGATTCTGACAATATCATTAGTATGGAAATGATCTTAGTTCATTGAACTATGGATAATACAAATTCCAGATTGCTAATAACTTTGTCTTGTACATGTTCAATAGAAAAAGCACAACTGTAACATCCTGTTGGTCATATGAGACTTGTAGAAcatttgaagagagagagagagacaaaagcTCACTTGGATTGTGATTGTATCATTTTAAATGCAGATCTAAAGTTCACCAACCTCATTCATTTCATACAACTGTTCATCAAAGGGCATATGTAGTTGTGAGGTAAACCCATGCTATTATTTGTTTGTAGCAATGCTAGTTTGAGCAGATGTATCTAAATTCTTCTTGCTTTCACACAGAGAAGAAGTCCACAAAATCTTTGTTTTTGTTGAGTTCATACAAAATAGAAAGATATTATGACATGATAAATCTAATTTTTTGGTAGCTGATTGATTACCTGACTGCTGCAGGGAGAGGTTGGCTTTGATGGATTGCTGTTCCAGATTTCTGCTTCGACATCAAACTGCAAGAACATAAGATCTTTAAGCTCTATGTTTTCCTGTTTTTTCTTTTCACTTGAAACAATCAATCTGTAAGTTCTGCAATTGAGAACTCAGTCTCGAAACAAAGAACCCTAATTTACACGTAGTGCAAGAAAATAACAGAGAAAGAAGAGGCTGTACATCTCTTCTGTCACCAGCACCTTCGACCTTCGCCTTCTCCATTGCCACACCCCTATTGATCGTTGTTACTCCTCTCGGAACAGGCAAAGACtccatctccttcctcctctttcacAGCAGCTCTCCTTGCTGCCGGATATCCTCGCCAATTCCTCCTCATATAAAGGCAAATAATAGCCTACTGTTTTGGACTTGGAAATCTACCCCCTGGTCCTTATCTCTTCAAGCTTCAGAAACGTCAACAGCCCGAAGTGCACtgcaagaaggaaaagaagaatggATTTCAACGTCATGCTGAGTGCTCACAGCCGCAGTAGCCTTCGTCTCCTTTGGACTTTCTGCACGACTCTGATTACTAATTGATATGTAGAGTTTAAAGCGATACTTTGACTTTAAGCCACTTCGATTAATGTGGTAAAGAAAATTACTACTACTACTAGTACTTTCTAGATAGGTGTTTTGCACCTAATGTTGTCATGAACATACCTCCTACTCTTTGTTGGTTCTTGTGTTTGTGATGATTGAACCCTAACCACACTTCTCTCGGAAGGGAAAAGATTGCCCTAACGTGAATGGAAGGAATAATTGTggtcaaaagagaaggaagacaTCACACACTAATTAGCTGTGGTTGGCCAATTTGCTGGGAGACTGCATATTGTACAGTCAGGTTGAATTGTTGAAGGTTGACAATGGTGCATTCTGTGACAACAACAGGAGACAGATTCTAAGTGATTTCAACGTTGACTAAGTTGAGCCTCTTTTTCTGAATTCCTGCGTTTGAACGTGGATCATCTCAGCTCTTCACTACTTCTTTTCTCACTTGCTTTGTTCTTCTTGCAACTCTTTGGTTCAAAAGTCAACGCAGAGTTCTCTGCATGGTTTCTTCTCAACATTAGTCACTGATTGGATTGGATTGTAAGCGAtagaatactctttttttttgtgatttttttgaagaaaaaaaaaaatatttttttgggaaAGTGCTCATATTTTTAGAATTCTCTAATAATGTCTTTTTGttctaatatttaaaatatcctCACCTATTTGctccttttcttcctcttttcctaTAGACGAAATCACTCGAAATATTCCCACTTACTTGCTCCTTTTCTTCCCCTTTTCGTAGATTTGAATCGGTCCAATTATAATGTTTTTACACCATGTCACAATGTTtctaagaatataaaaaaaaaatcgtaACACggtatgaaaatattaaataatgtTTTCGTATGTTATTGAAAACATTAtacatagtataaaaatattataataaaaaaaagtagGTAATCAATTGTAAAATCAAAGATATTCCAAATATTAGATAAAAATAGGAGAATTGATCCCTTTTTTGTTGCTACAGTGTATGAATCCACCAAGAAAATAACTATGTCATACACTTCTCATGCCATTGCTAAACCAAACTCTTTGATATTTTTCTGACCTTAAGATAAAAATTATTGCTAGTGATACGTATAAACTATTGTCACATTGTAGTTTAGACAAAACTTATACATATCAGCGGAGACAAAGACGATAAAACTCAACTGGAATACCACCAAAAATAGACGGTCAACTTCTTGCCACCAATTAAATATAAAAGAAATATGATGAAAATTTCAGTGGAGATTCTTATGTTGGTGCTATGCTTGTCTTTTATGCAATTATATTCGATATCCACAATTAAACTTGGCCTCTATTAAAGTATTCCATCTGACATTGCAATTGTTTTAAGGGGTCTTAGAGTTTATGCTTGATGCTTGGCAATGGTTATCCTTATCTTTCCCTACATCCATAGAATTAATCTTGGTCTTTATAGAGTTGTCTTGGTCTTTATATCTTATCTTCAATAATTTCATGTATGGTGTGTGGCAAAAAGGCTAATAATTATGGCTAAACTGTCAAAAAGGGAGTTAATTTGTGAGCCTtagattctctctttcttttatgtgtgtgtgtgtgtgtgtgtgagagagagagagagagagagagagagagagagatatgatgACTAAATGAAAGTTAAGAGTTCAGTTCATGAGAAGAAAATTAAAAGGGTAGCTTAGTGCATGAGACTATATGCTGAGATGATGACTTCCCTAGTAAGTATTTTCATAGACCTTGTTTTCCACAATCAATGATTATATTTTGACAACATGTGATAGTGAAGGTCCATAAATGTGTCTGCTGGTCCCAACTAACCATACAGTCAAAGTCAAAAGTCAAATAGTAATAAGTTGACTATGATAAatttgccatatatatatatatatatatatatatatatatatatatatatatatatatatatatatatatatatatatatatatatatatatatatagggctaTTGGGCAAGCGtaaaaatttaaatatgagaTTATCTTTAAAGGTTTAACTGGAAAATTTGCTCACTATAGTAAACCCTTTTaggaaaaattaaattattaaaatcgaTTGAAGTCTAAGGTTGagataagaaaaagaaaggatttTCACGTTGACGAAGGAGTAATTAAATTTTGAGGTAGATTATATATAccaaaataatttgatataaagTAAGAAATTTTAACAGAGATACACTCATTTTTATACTTAATGCATCCTAGAATAACCAAGATATACAGGGATTTGAAAAAGCGCTACTAGTAACTAGGAATGAAGAGAGATATCATCTAATTTATTTAAAGGTGTCTCACATGTtaacaaatcaaaataaaaacatcaGAGACTAGCAAATACCTTAAATCGATTGTGAATACTCCAATGAAAATGGGAAGAGGTCAATATGAATTTTCTCCTGTGTCGTCGGTCTAAAACCAGTAAAAAACATGATAAAATTTGGATCATCGTGGATAGTTTAACCAAAACAGCCCACTTTCTATCTATTTGGATCATTGTGGaaagtaggaaaaaaaaaagtttaacttCTTATTTGCAAATCTAAGATGAGATACTTCAACATCCTAACTATGACATCCAAGATATCATCTATCCTTTAAAGTTTTCAATATTCGTATTAAAAATTTTTCtgcattataatttattttaacaaaAACCCCCCTCACTAAAACAAGATTTGAGAGACCTAATTGAGTTATTTAAGACTAGATGGTGATTCCATAGGCTTGAAATGAGAAATTAAAAGCAAATATCTACTATTTGTTTTGATTTCTTTAGTTATTGTGAAGAATACAGGAGATGGGAACAGTGTGGTAGTGTTTATATAGAACATGAGAAACCAATAACTGGAAGTTAAAGTGGAGTACGTGAGACTGCGCATGGCTTCTGCATGCTTGCTGGCCTCATCTGCTGCTTGACCTCAGCTTTAAGGACACGTAGAACCCAATGGAGAAGCCTACAGCTGCAGCAGCAATGACGTTCCTGTTCTTGTTGAAGCTCTCCACCAGCTTATCCACCACTTGAGAGTCGACCCACTCCTCCATCCCCTTCATCCTCTTCATCCAACTCACACCTTCCTTTCTGCCATCTTTGTTAGTGCAGCAACTCTTGGGCTTCTCTCCACTCTCCGTTCTACTCTTTGCCTTCTCTTCTTCCTGTTTCCTGTCACCACCTGCTGGTATTCCCATGGGGAAATGTCTTTCCTTGATCCCAACACCGTCTATTGGCTTCTCGACGGCCTTGTGCTGACCACTCTCTGGCTTCTCTTGCAGGATGggctcttcctctttcttcttcttatcttcttcCTGTGAGATACCCACCTGAGTTGATTCTGTTTCTTgtgtcttcttctttggcatGATGACGGAAAGCCAGCCATCTTGGAACCTCCCACCGACCCTTTCGAGGTCGGCATCTTGAGGAACGTCGAAATCACGCTCAAAACGCTCCACCGTAGCCTGACCCACACGCCTCCTGCCCTTCACCTTCAGCTTCCTGGAGTCGTCGTCAACACGGATCTTGATGTCTTCCGCCTTAAAACCTATGTTTTCATGCACGAAAGATGTATGAGATAATgcatgaataatttttttgatggCTAAAACCCATATGAATCTCTTCTCGTCATTGCCATTCTACCTGGAAGAAGGATACGGAGGATATGATTATGAGCGGTCTCATTCCACTCGGTGGGTGGCTGCAGATCCTGGTAAACCAGCTGCTTGGGCTGTCCTCTCGAGCCATCCATGGAAATTGATAGAGAGAAGATGAACTGCTGGTGTCGTGTGCAGCATGCTTGGAGGCCGGCTGCTCTATTTATAGTACACCTCTTCTTTCTCGGTTCGTTGCGGTGGCTTTGCATGGCGTCGCGGTCATTCCAAACCTTTCCTTGGGATGCCTTATCTTCCCTTACATGAAAGGAAACGTAAAGAATCCTTCGCTCTTCCTTGGCTAAATGGATGCCCTTTTTTTGTGCTTTCCTACGTTCTTGTGCGGCTCGGCTTGCAGACATGTCCGGTCTTCTATTTGCTTGCCCAACAATGCATTGTTTCCCATGTGTATGTATATGCATATCTGAGAAGCTGTAGACATCACTGTTTGATGTCAAATGCCCTGCAAGTATAAAGCTGAGACTGCTCTATTTCTGAATCCTTCGAGTCGAAGCAAGTCTTCTGTTGCACTCTACCTCAAAGAACTGGATCACTCACCACAACATGGAACAGTTATAGTATCTCAACAatccattcctctctctctctctctctctctctcttagtgagTCAAGAAGCTTTCTTGATTTCTTGCCATTTTTCTGTTTCTGCTAGTGATGGTTGCAAGTCTTGGGAAGCTCTTGGTATTGTCAGGCTGCCATCTGCTGCACAACTGGTGGATCCACTGGGTGGCTCCTTTTCACCACAATTTTATATCAATTCTTCTGTACACCATATGATAGTATCTCTCTACCCTGACCCACTTGTCTTTGGCATATGACTCTGTGGTTCCAGTGATCAGTTGCCAGACACTGAAATCATCCAATTATAATGCAACTCAAATTCCAGATGTAACTGCAGCATAATCTTAATGttgattgacttcatcattaaaacatTGAATAGATTATAGCATATAAGAAGCAGCACTGAAGACTAGTACCTGGCGATGGTTACCTACTATTGAGAAGAGAGGTACAAAAGAAACCTTCCACTAACCAGCTCAGGTGGAGGCCATTGGGCACTGCTTTGTCCACAGGTTGGTGTGCCTTGTCCCTT
Above is a genomic segment from Musa acuminata AAA Group cultivar baxijiao chromosome BXJ3-4, Cavendish_Baxijiao_AAA, whole genome shotgun sequence containing:
- the LOC103970627 gene encoding uncharacterized protein LOC103970627 — protein: MDGSRGQPKQLVYQDLQPPTEWNETAHNHILRILLPGFKAEDIKIRVDDDSRKLKVKGRRRVGQATVERFERDFDVPQDADLERVGGRFQDGWLSVIMPKKKTQETESTQVGISQEEDKKKKEEEPILQEKPESGQHKAVEKPIDGVGIKERHFPMGIPAGGDRKQEEEKAKSRTESGEKPKSCCTNKDGRKEGVSWMKRMKGMEEWVDSQVVDKLVESFNKNRNVIAAAAVGFSIGFYVSLKLRSSSR
- the LOC135635267 gene encoding probable WRKY transcription factor 72, which gives rise to MESLPVPRGVTTINRGVAMEKAKVEGAGDRRDFDVEAEIWNSNPSKPTSPCSSQEDYTEFSTKEKIFLEPSSTNCNRSNQIHFFGVAKQEQVKETFELSSHPDAEDSDLVSLSLGTSVSCRLREEEKAKDLHSHCYKFYGELEEGLSLGLDCNLEGVNGWQAKPPPAVDPYNSFEEVSPLPTAKRARVSVRARCDGPTMIDGCQWRKYGQKIAKGNPCPRAYYRCTVSPGCPVRKQVQRCADDMAILITTYEGTHNHPLPASATAMASTTSAAASMLISGSSFSSSPTISMSQFCSPNLPFYSSTSRPTITLDLTAPATAPQVELSPSCSLNSSYSPWSSGCTSHGTQPKTTTNAAPPLPNQQHHSLTQMIAGAITTHPSFQSAVAAAIASYLGGTGGDREGSIHDLQPQEKLAATAASIMSNSSNPDQQRQ